From a region of the Tursiops truncatus isolate mTurTru1 chromosome 2, mTurTru1.mat.Y, whole genome shotgun sequence genome:
- the LOC117311003 gene encoding large ribosomal subunit protein eL42, with protein MVNVPKTRRTFCKKCGKHQPHKVTQYKKGKDSLYAQGKRRYDRKQSGYGGQTKPIFRKKAKTTKKIVLRLECVEPNCRSKRMLAIKRCKHFELGGDKKRKGQVIQF; from the coding sequence ATGGTGAACGTTCCTAAAACCCGCCGGACTTTCTGTAAGAAGTGCGGCAAGCACCAACCCCACAAAGTGACACAGTACAAGAAGGGCAAGGATTCTCTGTATGCCCAGGGAAAGCGGCGTTATGACAGGAAGCAGAGTGGCTATGGTGGGCAGACTAAGCCGATTTTCCGGAAAAAGGctaaaactacaaagaagatTGTGCTGAGGCTTGAATGTGTTGAGCCGAACTGCAGATCTAAGAGAATGCTGGCTATTAAGAGATGCAAGCATTTTGAGCTGGGAGGAGATAAGAAGAGAAAGGGCCAAGTGATCCAGTTCTGA